The proteins below come from a single Holdemania massiliensis genomic window:
- a CDS encoding HD domain-containing protein → MITVEEVRNNPQVRTYIQKADEALAALGYTEHSFAHVGKVAKEAREILLTLGYSQREAELAEIAGWLHDIGNVINRVDHAQSGAVMAFRILDKLGAEAEEISTIISAIGNHDESTAYPVNPIAAALILADKTDVRRTRVRNRDFATFDIHDRVNYAVHQSRTEITPDRKKIVLDLKIDTQISAVMDYFEIFMQRMLLCRKAAEKLGLTFSLVINDQIIL, encoded by the coding sequence ATGATCACCGTTGAAGAGGTCAGAAATAATCCCCAGGTCAGAACGTACATTCAGAAAGCGGATGAAGCTTTGGCAGCGCTGGGCTATACCGAACACAGTTTTGCGCATGTCGGCAAGGTCGCGAAAGAAGCGCGGGAAATCCTTTTGACATTGGGATATAGTCAAAGAGAGGCGGAACTGGCGGAAATTGCCGGTTGGCTGCACGATATCGGCAACGTGATTAACCGTGTCGATCATGCGCAGAGCGGAGCGGTTATGGCTTTTCGGATTCTTGACAAGCTGGGAGCGGAAGCTGAGGAAATCTCAACGATAATCAGCGCCATCGGCAATCATGATGAAAGCACTGCCTACCCCGTTAATCCGATTGCTGCGGCCTTGATTCTGGCAGACAAAACGGATGTCCGCCGCACGCGTGTGCGCAACCGTGATTTTGCCACCTTTGATATTCACGACCGGGTCAATTATGCCGTGCATCAATCGCGTACAGAAATCACGCCGGATCGCAAAAAGATTGTGCTGGATTTGAAAATCGACACGCAGATTTCTGCCGTGATGGATTATTTTGAAATCTTTATGCAGCGGATGCTGCTGTGCCGCAAAGCGGCGGAAAAGTTAGGTCTGACTTTTTCCTTAGTGATTAATGATCAGATCATTTTATAG
- a CDS encoding M18 family aminopeptidase, protein MTNTQIQDMLDFIAASPTCFQAVDQLRERLIQAGYEEQIESARWSLTPGGRYFTIRNHSSLLAWQMPETTEDLSFNIAASHSDAPTFKLKPNAVIQENGYLKLNTEGYGGMLCSTWMDRPLSLAGRVIVRDGEKIVSRYLNIDRPLLTIPSLAIHMNREANTNASYNAQKDMLPLLGLGQEPFDIKTLLAEELKVAPEAVLSFDLYLTCLQKGYVWGKNKEFISSPHLDDLQCAYTTLQGFLQGRSRRSLNVYCCFDNEEVGSRTRQGAASTFLIDTLRRITQAMALTEEDLQRALASSLMISADNAHAVHPNVPEKSDPTNRVYLNQGIVIKYNANQSYTSDAISAALFKELCAEVGVKTQYFTNRSDLKGGGTLGSISTSQVSIASVDIGLAQLAMHSCNETAGVEDSEAMILAIQRFYSTHRSMPQEGVLIQQAD, encoded by the coding sequence ATGACAAACACACAAATTCAAGACATGCTTGATTTTATCGCAGCCAGCCCCACCTGTTTTCAGGCCGTTGATCAGCTGCGTGAACGGCTGATCCAAGCTGGATATGAAGAACAGATTGAGAGTGCCCGCTGGTCGCTGACGCCCGGCGGACGGTATTTTACGATCCGCAATCATTCCAGTCTGCTGGCCTGGCAAATGCCGGAAACAACGGAAGATCTCAGTTTCAATATCGCAGCTTCCCACAGTGATGCGCCGACTTTCAAGCTTAAGCCCAACGCCGTGATTCAGGAAAATGGTTATCTGAAACTGAACACCGAAGGTTATGGCGGAATGCTGTGCAGCACCTGGATGGATCGCCCGCTGTCCTTAGCCGGACGGGTGATCGTGCGGGATGGAGAGAAGATTGTCAGCCGGTATTTGAACATTGACCGTCCGCTGCTGACGATTCCCTCTTTGGCGATTCACATGAACCGTGAAGCCAATACCAACGCCAGCTACAATGCTCAAAAAGATATGCTTCCATTACTGGGCTTGGGCCAGGAGCCATTTGATATCAAGACGCTGCTGGCGGAAGAGCTCAAGGTCGCACCGGAGGCAGTACTCAGTTTTGACCTGTACTTAACCTGCTTGCAGAAAGGCTATGTCTGGGGCAAGAACAAGGAGTTTATCTCCAGTCCGCACCTGGATGATCTGCAGTGCGCGTATACGACGCTGCAGGGCTTTCTGCAGGGCCGCAGCCGCCGTTCATTGAATGTCTACTGCTGCTTTGACAATGAGGAAGTCGGCAGCCGGACACGCCAGGGCGCCGCTTCGACCTTTTTGATCGATACCTTGCGCCGAATAACGCAGGCGATGGCCTTGACGGAGGAGGATCTGCAGCGGGCGCTGGCTTCGTCGCTGATGATTTCTGCGGATAATGCACATGCCGTGCATCCCAATGTTCCAGAGAAATCCGATCCGACCAATCGTGTTTATCTGAATCAGGGCATCGTGATCAAATACAATGCTAATCAGAGTTATACCTCGGACGCGATCAGTGCGGCTTTATTCAAGGAGCTTTGCGCTGAAGTCGGAGTGAAAACGCAATATTTCACCAATCGTTCTGATTTAAAAGGTGGCGGTACGCTGGGCAGCATCAGCACTTCTCAGGTCAGCATCGCTTCCGTCGATATCGGATTAGCTCAGCTGGCGATGCATTCCTGCAATGAAACTGCCGGTGTCGAGGACAGCGAAGCCATGATCCTGGCGATCCAGCGGTTTTACAGTACCCACAGATCCATGCCGCAGGAGGGCGTGTTGATCCAGCAGGCCGATTAG
- a CDS encoding 2-oxoacid:acceptor oxidoreductase family protein: MTIQTTLPRINELGYYEMRLESIGGLGANLCGKLLGELGAVQLGLNAASFSSYGSEKRGSPVKAFIRYSAPTQEIRINSPVRHPDCLALFHEAMAGKLPVNAGVQRHCRVVINTALDGAAIRDRMQLAARDIYCVDALTLALQSKSRVNMVMLGAIARATGFIPLEAAKQAVIATLGSKAPDLLGANLEGVQRGYDEVQLYHFDDERYPEIPFDSESEGWGWKTAPIGGVNPISGSSVRNDLSASREGYLPLFEPEKCIHCGLCDSTCPDMVFQFFPGELKGRKTMLNRGLDYRFCKGCLRCVDICPTHALTRGVEKEHPHPDYFTPVRDLLTPDLQQTHVGANSWVTSESPNEEILKKGGKA, from the coding sequence ATGACCATCCAAACCACTCTGCCCCGGATCAATGAACTGGGGTACTATGAAATGCGGCTGGAAAGCATCGGCGGCCTGGGCGCAAATCTGTGCGGCAAACTGTTGGGCGAGCTGGGTGCTGTTCAGCTGGGCCTGAATGCGGCCAGTTTTTCCAGTTATGGCTCGGAAAAACGCGGCTCTCCAGTGAAAGCCTTTATTCGTTACAGTGCGCCGACGCAAGAAATCCGCATCAATTCCCCAGTCCGGCATCCCGACTGTCTGGCCTTATTTCATGAAGCCATGGCAGGAAAGCTGCCGGTTAACGCCGGGGTACAGCGGCATTGCCGGGTTGTCATCAATACGGCGTTGGACGGAGCCGCAATCCGGGATCGGATGCAGCTGGCAGCGCGTGATATCTACTGTGTTGATGCCCTGACTCTGGCGCTGCAGTCGAAGTCACGTGTGAACATGGTCATGCTTGGGGCGATTGCCCGCGCCACTGGCTTTATACCGTTAGAGGCCGCAAAGCAGGCAGTGATCGCGACACTGGGCAGCAAAGCACCGGATCTGTTGGGCGCTAACTTAGAGGGTGTGCAGCGCGGCTATGATGAAGTTCAGCTCTATCATTTTGATGATGAGCGCTATCCGGAAATTCCATTTGACAGCGAAAGTGAAGGCTGGGGCTGGAAAACCGCTCCGATCGGCGGGGTTAACCCGATCAGCGGCAGTTCTGTACGCAATGATCTTTCTGCCAGCCGCGAAGGTTATCTGCCGCTGTTTGAGCCGGAAAAGTGCATTCATTGCGGCCTGTGCGATTCCACCTGTCCGGATATGGTATTTCAATTCTTTCCTGGGGAACTGAAAGGCCGCAAAACGATGCTCAACCGCGGACTTGACTATCGTTTCTGCAAAGGCTGTCTGCGCTGCGTTGACATCTGCCCGACCCACGCCTTAACCCGCGGAGTTGAGAAAGAACATCCGCATCCAGACTATTTCACTCCGGTTCGCGATCTGTTGACACCCGATCTGCAGCAGACCCATGTCGGCGCCAACAGCTGGGTTACCAGTGAATCACCGAATGAAGAAATTTTGAAAAAGGGAGGAAAAGCGTGA
- a CDS encoding thiamine pyrophosphate-dependent enzyme produces the protein MKKQISLYESGNELAAVAAKQINYHVMGYYPITPSTQIAENLDLMKAQGLHDISLIAAEGEHSAAGICYGASTGGGRVFNATSANGLLYALEQLPVQSGTRFPMVMNVACRTVSGPLSIKGDHSDIMMMLNCGWIILFANSVQMVYDYNLIGLKLAETVNLPVAVAFDGFFTSHQKRRCMIFEKDQDVQDYIGPVKKRTDILDTEHPVTIGSYMNEPDLINNKYQLHEAMEQVFNEIEPLFEEFKELSGRPQHLVETYRAEEAKVVIFALGSTYHTLKEAVDQLRKEEIEVGAVTLTMIRPFPKAQLIEKIAHAETLIVLDRQDSYGAQGGNMSLEIRAALQEAKLDCEVYTRIYGLGGKDFYYEEAVKLVKDCLDQDLPRFDYLQISEGQPVSNPEYFKPLTAEDTELGLTQCRLNDQGQLQVQGGQIAATTAMPKRLAPGHGACPGCGIPVNVNLLLRGIEGVVVLLFQTGCGMVVTTSYPKTSFKVPYLHNLFQNGAATVAGLAEMFHQRQKRGELPEGDITFIMISGDGGMDIGLGSAIGAALRNDAFILMEYDNGGYMNTGYQLSYSTPMGARSSTSHIGKTQYGKTFVNKDTPQIMAAAGAQYVATVAESQPADFLKKAAKAQYYAKNKGFVYLKALSACPLNWADVPSQERKVIQAAVDCGYFPLYEIEEGITSINYNPEKNGKQIPAIDWLKMMGRTRHLGKPEYAEVVGHIQKEIDKRWTRLKARAESDVL, from the coding sequence ATGAAAAAACAGATCAGCCTGTATGAAAGCGGCAATGAATTAGCTGCGGTTGCCGCCAAACAGATCAACTATCATGTCATGGGCTACTATCCGATTACCCCTTCAACCCAGATCGCTGAAAATCTTGATCTGATGAAAGCTCAAGGACTGCACGATATTTCCCTGATCGCTGCCGAAGGCGAACACAGCGCGGCTGGAATCTGTTACGGTGCCAGCACTGGTGGCGGCCGGGTTTTCAATGCCACCAGCGCCAATGGTCTGCTTTATGCCCTGGAACAGCTGCCAGTTCAATCTGGCACTCGCTTTCCCATGGTGATGAATGTTGCCTGCCGGACGGTATCCGGCCCCCTGTCCATCAAAGGCGATCACAGCGATATCATGATGATGCTGAACTGCGGCTGGATCATCCTGTTCGCCAACAGCGTGCAAATGGTATACGATTACAACTTGATCGGACTCAAGCTGGCTGAAACTGTCAATCTGCCGGTTGCGGTCGCCTTTGACGGTTTCTTTACCAGCCACCAAAAACGCCGCTGCATGATTTTTGAGAAGGATCAGGACGTTCAGGACTACATCGGACCCGTGAAAAAACGTACGGATATCCTCGATACCGAACATCCGGTAACCATTGGTTCCTATATGAACGAGCCGGATTTAATCAATAATAAGTATCAGCTGCATGAAGCAATGGAACAAGTGTTCAATGAGATTGAACCGCTGTTTGAAGAATTTAAGGAATTGAGCGGACGGCCGCAGCACCTTGTGGAAACTTATCGGGCGGAGGAAGCCAAAGTGGTCATCTTTGCGCTGGGCTCGACTTATCACACATTAAAAGAAGCTGTTGATCAGCTGCGGAAAGAAGAAATTGAAGTCGGCGCTGTCACACTGACGATGATCCGCCCGTTTCCCAAAGCTCAGCTGATTGAAAAGATCGCCCATGCTGAAACCTTAATTGTCTTAGATCGGCAGGACAGCTATGGTGCCCAGGGCGGCAACATGTCACTGGAAATCCGTGCGGCTCTGCAGGAGGCGAAACTGGATTGCGAGGTCTATACACGAATCTATGGTTTGGGCGGCAAAGACTTCTACTATGAGGAAGCTGTAAAGCTGGTGAAGGATTGTCTTGATCAGGATCTGCCGCGATTTGATTACCTGCAGATAAGCGAAGGTCAGCCTGTTTCCAATCCAGAATACTTTAAACCACTGACGGCGGAGGATACAGAGTTAGGGCTTACCCAATGCCGGCTTAATGATCAAGGCCAGCTGCAGGTGCAGGGCGGTCAGATCGCTGCGACGACCGCGATGCCGAAGCGGCTTGCGCCGGGGCATGGAGCTTGTCCGGGGTGTGGAATCCCAGTCAATGTCAATTTACTGCTTCGGGGGATTGAGGGCGTGGTTGTCCTGTTATTTCAGACGGGGTGCGGAATGGTTGTTACGACTTCTTACCCAAAAACTTCATTTAAAGTTCCCTACCTTCATAACTTATTTCAGAATGGCGCGGCTACGGTTGCAGGCCTGGCGGAAATGTTCCATCAGCGGCAGAAGCGCGGAGAATTGCCTGAGGGGGATATCACATTCATCATGATCAGCGGTGATGGAGGGATGGATATCGGTTTGGGTTCCGCTATTGGTGCAGCCCTGCGCAACGATGCGTTCATTTTGATGGAATATGATAACGGCGGATATATGAATACAGGGTATCAGCTTTCTTATTCGACCCCGATGGGAGCGCGGAGTTCCACTTCGCATATCGGCAAAACTCAGTATGGAAAGACCTTTGTTAACAAGGACACGCCGCAGATTATGGCAGCCGCAGGGGCTCAGTATGTAGCGACGGTGGCAGAATCCCAGCCGGCAGACTTTTTAAAAAAGGCGGCAAAAGCTCAGTATTATGCAAAGAATAAAGGCTTTGTTTATCTGAAAGCTCTATCAGCCTGTCCGTTAAACTGGGCAGATGTCCCGAGTCAGGAACGGAAGGTGATTCAGGCTGCCGTTGACTGCGGATATTTCCCACTTTATGAAATTGAAGAGGGGATCACGTCGATTAACTACAATCCGGAAAAGAACGGAAAACAGATTCCAGCAATCGACTGGCTGAAGATGATGGGACGGACGCGGCATTTAGGAAAGCCGGAATATGCGGAAGTCGTTGGGCATATCCAGAAAGAAATTGACAAACGTTGGACACGTTTGAAAGCGCGGGCCGAAAGTGATGTTTTGTAG
- a CDS encoding dUTP diphosphatase, with amino-acid sequence MQKIAKFEKVSKKQFVQDWLDTFTTATQAEAIQIYDQLQLPKRATIGSAGYDFFAPQSFILKPGESIKIPTGIRVQIAAGWVLKCYPRSGLGFKYRLQFNNTVGIIDSDYYDSDNEGHIFCKLLNDSREEKQLSLTQGEGFMQGIFVEYGITVDDEVDQLRNGGFGSTSKQ; translated from the coding sequence ATGCAGAAAATCGCAAAATTTGAAAAAGTAAGTAAAAAACAATTTGTTCAGGATTGGCTTGATACGTTTACAACAGCGACACAAGCGGAAGCCATTCAGATCTATGATCAGCTTCAGCTTCCAAAGCGGGCAACCATTGGTTCCGCTGGTTATGATTTCTTTGCCCCCCAGAGTTTTATCCTCAAACCAGGAGAATCTATCAAAATACCAACGGGTATTCGGGTTCAGATCGCAGCCGGCTGGGTTTTAAAATGCTATCCGCGCAGCGGTCTGGGTTTCAAATATCGGCTGCAGTTTAACAACACCGTGGGAATTATTGATTCCGACTACTATGATTCCGACAATGAAGGCCATATTTTCTGCAAGCTGCTCAATGATTCCCGTGAAGAAAAACAACTATCGCTTACTCAGGGGGAAGGCTTTATGCAGGGAATCTTTGTAGAATACGGCATCACAGTGGATGATGAAGTCGATCAGCTGCGAAATGGTGGTTTCGGCAGCACCTCTAAGCAGTAA
- a CDS encoding RNA-guided endonuclease InsQ/TnpB family protein, whose protein sequence is MVVQEAKQIFKHVQKFNNPKLRLKTSQCCWHQPNFKIMDNELEIQVGGRFGIGDTLKLPIMAEPYQQRYLSMELGKLTIHPYKQWWAAEFNVKVPEKPQSISSKRMGIDLGIKVPAVACTEDGKIRFFGNGREARFRRNAFYAKLTELQKKEDYSKIKELNHGLYRWMLTQCHLISSQIVQFAVDQNVGVLCVEQLHGIGKREVKQSREKRDLNQWSYYRLIDNIRYKAQREGLRLIYVNPRYTSKRCPVCGRLNTPDKRFYRCVCGFHCHRDIVGAMNIVHAPESSPVTG, encoded by the coding sequence ATGGTCGTTCAGGAGGCAAAGCAAATCTTCAAACATGTTCAAAAGTTTAACAATCCAAAACTGAGATTGAAAACATCGCAATGCTGCTGGCATCAGCCAAACTTCAAGATTATGGATAATGAATTAGAAATCCAGGTGGGCGGCCGCTTCGGTATCGGTGATACACTGAAATTACCAATTATGGCCGAGCCTTATCAACAACGTTATCTCAGCATGGAATTAGGCAAACTAACCATTCATCCCTACAAACAATGGTGGGCTGCTGAATTTAATGTCAAGGTGCCGGAAAAACCGCAATCCATCTCGTCAAAAAGAATGGGGATTGATCTGGGAATTAAAGTTCCTGCGGTTGCCTGCACGGAAGATGGAAAAATCCGCTTTTTCGGCAATGGGCGAGAAGCTCGTTTTCGCCGCAATGCTTTTTATGCCAAACTTACTGAACTCCAAAAAAAGGAAGACTATTCAAAAATTAAAGAATTGAATCATGGTCTTTATCGCTGGATGCTTACGCAATGCCATCTCATCAGCTCCCAAATTGTTCAGTTTGCAGTCGATCAGAATGTTGGCGTGCTCTGTGTGGAACAGCTTCACGGAATTGGCAAACGGGAAGTTAAACAATCCAGAGAGAAGCGGGATTTAAACCAGTGGTCCTATTACCGTTTGATTGACAACATCCGTTACAAAGCACAACGCGAAGGACTCCGTTTAATCTATGTTAATCCTCGCTATACATCCAAACGATGTCCGGTTTGCGGCAGACTCAATACCCCTGACAAACGTTTTTATCGGTGTGTCTGCGGCTTCCACTGTCATCGCGATATCGTCGGTGCGATGAATATTGTTCATGCACCTGAATCCAGTCCTGTGACTGGATAG
- a CDS encoding type II toxin-antitoxin system PemK/MazF family toxin, with protein sequence MVRRGDVYYADLAGSIGSEQGGLRPVVVIQNDKGNRFSPTLIVAPISSRLTKPPIPTHVILPADSLEKASIVLLEQIRTIDKQRLGQWVCTLDRKTLQAIDEALCVSLGLEFI encoded by the coding sequence ATGGTGCGCCGAGGGGATGTGTATTATGCGGACCTGGCGGGGAGTATCGGAAGTGAACAGGGCGGATTGCGGCCGGTGGTGGTTATTCAGAATGACAAAGGGAATCGATTTTCGCCAACTTTGATTGTGGCGCCGATATCCAGCCGGCTGACTAAGCCGCCAATTCCGACTCATGTAATTCTGCCGGCCGATTCCTTAGAAAAGGCGTCGATCGTACTGCTGGAACAGATTCGGACGATTGATAAGCAGCGATTAGGACAATGGGTTTGCACATTAGACCGAAAGACCTTACAGGCGATTGATGAAGCTTTGTGCGTCAGTCTGGGGTTAGAGTTCATATAA
- a CDS encoding LolA family protein gives MKKKVAVIVGVLLLVVALFLVLKPSSFEKKADKTMQKLTSYKLEGNMEISSGEEFKNYAITSSWMKEGEDEYFKVSMIDKSLNQEQIILKNKEGVFVVTPSLNQVFKFQGEWPMNSPKPYLLQTMMEVLKNDHQTKKEKDGILISAEAKYPSAAQLVRQEIKFNKDTKPLYLIAYDANNAPALTMEFTAVSYNEGFEAGYFDTPKSSIETPTSSYTGLIELPLYPMTVFDSKLVASTVSSVNGQPQHILEFSGDRDFTVVQTERAPSQELTVTEVNGDLVEGLGLVGYYDGNRLTITNSQVEYSVYSNDLTPQEMMQVVESMQVSVMK, from the coding sequence ATGAAGAAGAAAGTCGCAGTGATCGTTGGGGTCCTTTTGTTGGTTGTCGCGTTATTTCTTGTGCTGAAACCCAGCTCATTTGAGAAGAAGGCGGACAAAACCATGCAGAAGCTGACCAGCTACAAGCTGGAAGGGAATATGGAAATTTCCAGCGGCGAAGAATTCAAGAACTACGCGATTACATCCTCATGGATGAAGGAGGGCGAAGACGAGTACTTTAAGGTCAGCATGATTGATAAGTCGCTGAACCAGGAACAGATTATTCTTAAGAATAAAGAAGGTGTCTTTGTTGTTACTCCTTCATTGAACCAGGTTTTTAAGTTCCAAGGCGAATGGCCGATGAACTCGCCGAAGCCTTATCTGCTTCAGACGATGATGGAAGTCCTGAAGAATGACCATCAGACGAAAAAAGAAAAGGATGGGATTCTGATCAGCGCCGAGGCTAAGTATCCAAGTGCCGCTCAGCTCGTCCGCCAGGAAATTAAGTTCAACAAAGACACGAAGCCATTATATCTGATTGCTTATGATGCAAACAACGCTCCGGCATTAACCATGGAATTTACGGCGGTCAGTTATAATGAAGGCTTTGAAGCTGGCTATTTTGATACGCCGAAGAGCTCGATTGAAACACCGACCAGCAGCTATACGGGGCTGATTGAATTGCCGCTGTATCCGATGACCGTTTTTGATTCTAAGTTAGTCGCATCCACGGTTTCCTCAGTTAATGGTCAGCCGCAGCACATTCTGGAATTCAGCGGTGATCGGGATTTCACGGTTGTGCAGACAGAAAGGGCGCCAAGTCAGGAACTGACTGTCACGGAAGTGAACGGCGATCTGGTTGAAGGGTTAGGACTGGTCGGATACTATGACGGAAATCGGCTTACAATCACCAACAGTCAGGTTGAGTATTCCGTATACTCCAACGATCTGACACCGCAGGAGATGATGCAGGTTGTGGAAAGCATGCAAGTATCGGTCATGAAATAA
- the deoD gene encoding purine-nucleoside phosphorylase — protein MSTPHNSAEKGQIAKTVLMPGDPLRAKFIAETFLENPVQFNAVRNMFGYTGTYKGKTISVMGSGMGMPSIGIYSYELFSQYGVENIIRIGSAGAYSPDLKVFDVVLADSAYSESSYAKVQSGYDQDKTYPSQTLNQRIKDAAEKLGMPLHIGCIHSSDVFYREGGNDYIQELTEVHHCLAVEMESFALFHNAQVLGKNAACLITVSDSFVTSEVTTPEQRQTSFTKMMEIALEAAE, from the coding sequence ATGTCAACACCGCACAACAGTGCCGAAAAAGGGCAGATCGCCAAAACTGTTCTGATGCCGGGGGATCCCCTGCGCGCAAAATTCATCGCTGAAACATTTCTGGAGAATCCTGTCCAGTTCAATGCCGTCCGCAATATGTTCGGCTATACCGGAACTTATAAAGGAAAGACGATTTCGGTAATGGGCAGCGGCATGGGAATGCCGAGTATTGGAATTTATTCCTATGAGCTGTTCAGCCAATACGGTGTCGAAAACATCATTCGTATCGGTTCCGCAGGCGCCTATTCACCCGATTTGAAGGTCTTTGATGTCGTCCTGGCGGACAGTGCCTACAGTGAATCCAGCTATGCTAAAGTACAGAGCGGCTATGATCAGGATAAAACCTATCCATCGCAGACGCTGAACCAGCGGATCAAAGATGCGGCAGAAAAACTGGGAATGCCGCTGCATATCGGCTGCATCCACTCCAGCGACGTTTTTTATCGCGAAGGCGGCAACGATTACATTCAGGAACTGACGGAGGTTCATCACTGTCTGGCTGTTGAAATGGAGAGCTTTGCGCTGTTCCACAATGCTCAGGTCTTAGGCAAAAACGCAGCCTGTTTGATCACGGTATCCGATTCATTCGTGACCTCGGAAGTGACAACCCCAGAGCAGCGTCAGACATCCTTCACCAAGATGATGGAAATTGCTTTGGAAGCTGCAGAATAA
- a CDS encoding DsbA family oxidoreductase codes for MKISVYSDFVCPFCYVGLYSLSQAMADLDVELDFHPYELRRFPTPKVDPMHDEKRLKRFDEVLKPMAESLGVEMNLPMISPHPYTTDAFQGYYFAKQAGKGLDYVKLTFDVFYQQQKDIGNPAVLREIMDQLGLDGAAFLKALEAGTYQSEVDRDWEAKAELGIQGIPTYRIHDEEIRGYHTPQEWRTIILDQAEKTMAGMVCTSEGCGPAAK; via the coding sequence ATGAAAATTTCTGTCTATTCTGATTTTGTCTGTCCGTTTTGTTATGTCGGGCTTTACTCCTTATCTCAGGCCATGGCCGATCTCGATGTTGAACTGGATTTCCATCCTTATGAGCTGCGGCGGTTTCCGACTCCCAAAGTTGATCCGATGCATGATGAAAAGCGTTTAAAACGGTTTGATGAAGTGCTGAAACCGATGGCGGAAAGCCTGGGCGTGGAAATGAATTTGCCCATGATTTCTCCGCATCCTTATACAACCGATGCCTTTCAGGGTTATTATTTCGCTAAACAGGCTGGAAAAGGGTTGGATTATGTAAAACTGACCTTCGATGTTTTCTATCAGCAGCAGAAAGATATCGGCAATCCTGCGGTACTGCGAGAAATTATGGATCAGCTGGGATTGGATGGGGCAGCGTTTTTAAAGGCTCTGGAAGCAGGAACTTACCAGTCCGAAGTCGATCGGGATTGGGAAGCCAAGGCGGAACTGGGGATCCAAGGAATTCCGACTTATCGAATCCATGACGAAGAAATTCGGGGATATCACACACCGCAGGAATGGCGGACAATCATTTTGGATCAGGCTGAGAAAACAATGGCAGGGATGGTCTGTACTTCGGAAGGCTGCGGGCCAGCTGCGAAATAA
- a CDS encoding ComEC/Rec2 family competence protein — protein MRKTTRRRSVQRSKKRTPLTWGSLIGAILLAGLGYFSPQLLPESASPFKNTPSPVHTQVNSALTVHFIDVGQADAILIQSGEEAMMIDAGNNADAKLVTDYLQQQGVTHLKYAIGTHAHEDHIGSLDAVLYSFDVDTVMLPKRTLESKSYKDVIQAIETTQTPLIHPQPGDTFSLGEDQFVVLGPLSEDYSEVNNSSLVLRYVHGQTSILFTGDMQAKSEKDILDSYAPVQADILKAPHHGSDTSSTQAFLEAVNPQDVIISVGLNNDYRLPSEDVLKRYEKLGFSVYRTDQLGTILIESDGVHYTIHN, from the coding sequence ATGAGAAAAACAACACGCAGACGTTCAGTACAGCGATCTAAAAAGAGAACGCCGCTCACATGGGGTTCTTTAATCGGAGCGATCCTTTTAGCAGGTTTGGGATATTTCAGTCCGCAGCTGCTTCCTGAATCTGCCTCCCCATTCAAAAACACACCTTCCCCAGTTCATACCCAGGTCAATTCAGCCCTGACTGTTCATTTTATTGATGTCGGGCAAGCGGATGCGATTCTGATTCAGTCCGGGGAGGAAGCGATGATGATCGATGCAGGAAACAACGCTGATGCCAAGCTGGTCACCGATTATCTTCAGCAGCAGGGCGTCACACACCTGAAATACGCGATCGGTACGCACGCGCATGAGGATCACATCGGCTCATTGGACGCCGTATTGTATTCCTTTGACGTCGATACGGTCATGCTTCCAAAGCGTACGCTGGAATCCAAATCGTATAAAGATGTGATTCAGGCCATTGAAACAACCCAGACGCCCCTGATCCACCCCCAACCTGGGGATACGTTTTCTTTAGGCGAGGATCAATTTGTTGTCTTGGGACCATTAAGTGAAGACTACTCTGAAGTTAACAACTCCTCTCTGGTCCTGCGCTATGTTCATGGCCAAACTTCCATTTTATTCACCGGTGATATGCAGGCCAAATCAGAAAAGGATATCCTGGACAGCTACGCACCCGTTCAAGCCGACATCCTTAAAGCTCCTCATCATGGTTCTGATACTTCTTCCACCCAGGCGTTTTTGGAAGCGGTCAATCCCCAGGATGTAATTATCTCAGTCGGCTTAAACAACGATTATCGTCTGCCTTCTGAAGATGTTTTAAAACGGTATGAAAAGCTGGGATTCTCTGTTTACCGTACAGATCAGTTAGGGACCATTCTGATTGAAAGTGATGGGGTTCATTATACGATTCATAACTAA